From the Luteolibacter sp. Y139 genome, one window contains:
- the hflK gene encoding FtsH protease activity modulator HflK codes for MPGPPPLSSVRFPKPRLGLFLWIAFIVPVGILLLTGIFSSFYTVSPESVAVVQRFGKFQHVAEPGLHFKIPFGVDTATVVPIRRQLKLEFGFNTPGATSRDQRSEDPLLERDMVTGDLNAAQVEWIVQYGISDPEKYLFKVRDPGPTLRDLTESTMREVVGDRTVDEVLTIGRTEIETEALVKLQKHVEHIDMGLRVEQIQLKNVNPPAEVQHSFEDVNRAQQEREQMINEANGQYNQVIPKARGMAQQRISGAEGYAVRRINEAQGDVARFQQLLLQYDKAPAITKQRLYLETMSEVLPKLGNKVIIDEDAKQFLPLMNLNQGVAPAR; via the coding sequence ATGCCCGGCCCTCCTCCCCTTTCCTCGGTCCGCTTTCCCAAGCCTCGTCTTGGCCTTTTCCTGTGGATCGCCTTCATTGTCCCGGTCGGGATTCTGCTGCTCACCGGGATCTTCTCCTCCTTCTACACGGTGAGCCCGGAATCGGTGGCGGTAGTACAACGCTTCGGGAAATTCCAGCACGTCGCCGAGCCCGGCCTGCATTTCAAGATCCCCTTCGGCGTCGATACCGCGACCGTCGTGCCCATCCGCCGGCAATTGAAACTCGAGTTCGGCTTCAATACCCCCGGAGCGACGAGCCGCGATCAACGCAGCGAGGATCCCCTGCTTGAGCGCGACATGGTCACCGGCGACCTCAATGCCGCCCAGGTGGAGTGGATCGTCCAATACGGCATCTCTGATCCGGAGAAATATCTCTTCAAGGTCCGCGACCCGGGACCGACCCTGCGCGACCTCACCGAAAGCACCATGCGTGAAGTGGTCGGCGACCGCACCGTCGATGAAGTGCTGACCATCGGCCGCACCGAAATCGAGACCGAGGCCTTGGTGAAGCTCCAGAAGCACGTCGAGCACATCGACATGGGCCTGCGTGTCGAGCAGATCCAGCTCAAGAACGTCAACCCGCCCGCCGAGGTGCAGCATTCCTTCGAGGACGTGAACCGCGCCCAACAGGAGCGCGAGCAGATGATCAACGAAGCCAACGGCCAGTACAACCAGGTCATCCCGAAGGCCCGCGGCATGGCCCAGCAGCGCATCTCCGGCGCCGAGGGCTACGCCGTCCGCCGCATCAATGAAGCCCAGGGCGACGTTGCCCGCTTCCAACAGCTCCTTCTTCAATACGACAAGGCGCCTGCCATCACCAAGCAACGCCTCTATCTTGAAACGATGAGCGAAGTGCTCCCGAAACTCGGCAACAAGGTGATCATCGACGAGGACGCCAAGCAATTCCTCCCGCTCATGAACCTCAACCAAGGCGTCGCCCCGGCCCGCTGA
- a CDS encoding AAA family ATPase: protein MSDLTSARQTARLLEDAVRTVVRGQDAALRNILASLAAGGHVLVEDVPGTGKTTLAKAIARAVDGAGFKRVQFTPDLLPGDILGVSIFDPRTQEFRFRPGPVFADILLADEINRASPRTQSALLEAMAERQATIDGERHDLNGLFFVIATQNPVEFRGTYPLPEAQMDRFMVQSRLGYVTPEEERAILADQIDTHPVDRLDPVINRNDLVNLLETTRTVRISDELRGYIVDIVSATRGRDDVQLAASPRASIALMKMAQALSLFEGREFVVPETIQTVAADVIAHRMVIAPEAKLSGVTGRQVVADILEEVPVPV from the coding sequence ATGAGCGATCTCACCTCCGCCCGCCAAACCGCCCGCCTCCTTGAAGATGCCGTCCGCACCGTGGTGCGCGGCCAGGACGCCGCCCTGCGCAATATCCTCGCTAGCCTCGCTGCCGGTGGCCACGTGCTTGTCGAAGACGTGCCCGGCACCGGTAAGACCACGCTCGCGAAGGCCATCGCCCGCGCGGTGGATGGTGCCGGCTTCAAGCGCGTGCAATTCACGCCCGACCTTCTCCCCGGCGATATTCTCGGCGTCTCGATCTTCGATCCCCGCACCCAGGAGTTCCGCTTCCGGCCCGGCCCGGTCTTCGCGGACATCTTGCTCGCGGATGAAATCAATCGCGCCTCGCCACGCACCCAGTCGGCACTGTTAGAAGCGATGGCCGAGCGTCAGGCCACGATCGATGGTGAGCGACATGACCTCAATGGCCTCTTCTTCGTCATCGCCACCCAGAACCCGGTCGAGTTCCGCGGCACCTATCCGCTGCCGGAAGCCCAGATGGACCGATTCATGGTGCAGAGCCGCCTCGGATACGTCACCCCGGAAGAAGAGCGCGCCATCCTCGCCGACCAGATCGACACCCATCCCGTCGATCGCCTCGACCCCGTGATCAATCGCAATGATCTCGTGAATCTGTTAGAGACCACCCGCACCGTGCGCATCAGCGATGAACTGCGCGGCTACATCGTCGACATCGTTTCCGCCACCCGCGGTCGCGATGATGTTCAGCTCGCCGCCAGCCCGCGCGCCTCGATCGCCCTCATGAAGATGGCGCAGGCCCTGTCCCTCTTCGAAGGCCGCGAATTCGTCGTGCCGGAAACCATCCAGACCGTCGCCGCCGACGTCATCGCCCACCGCATGGTCATCGCCCCGGAAGCCAAGCTCTCCGGCGTGACCGGCCGCCAGGTCGTGGCCGATATCTTGGAAGAGGTGCCAGTGCCGGTGTAA
- a CDS encoding glycerophosphodiester phosphodiesterase yields the protein MKQQILTLAAGLMAASAMHAAEPFLVAHRGASHDAPENTVPSYELAWKQGADAIEGDFHLTKDGKIICIHDYDTARVCGTKLVVKDSTLAELQALDAGAWFKPEFKGTKLSTLREVAATVPAGKKIYVEVKIGPEIIPTMLEDLKASGLKDEQIVIISFQADVIAEMKKVKPAYKACWLASFEKESPLKPSKDEVLATLRKIKADGFSSKADERLDPEFVKAIRDGGFEYHCWTVDDAATARRFLDFGALSITTNRPEFLRKALGEAH from the coding sequence ATGAAGCAGCAGATCCTCACCCTTGCCGCCGGCCTGATGGCCGCGTCCGCCATGCACGCCGCCGAGCCCTTCCTGGTCGCCCACCGCGGCGCATCCCACGATGCGCCGGAGAATACCGTGCCCTCGTATGAGCTGGCGTGGAAGCAGGGCGCGGACGCGATCGAGGGCGATTTCCACCTGACCAAGGATGGCAAGATCATCTGCATTCACGACTATGACACCGCGCGCGTGTGCGGGACCAAGCTGGTGGTGAAGGACAGCACGCTCGCCGAGCTGCAGGCGCTGGATGCCGGCGCGTGGTTCAAGCCGGAGTTCAAGGGCACCAAACTGTCGACGCTGCGCGAGGTGGCGGCGACGGTGCCGGCGGGGAAGAAAATCTATGTGGAGGTGAAGATCGGGCCGGAGATCATCCCGACGATGCTGGAAGACCTCAAGGCGTCCGGTCTGAAGGACGAGCAGATCGTGATCATTTCCTTCCAAGCCGATGTGATCGCGGAAATGAAGAAGGTGAAGCCCGCCTACAAGGCGTGCTGGCTGGCGTCCTTCGAGAAGGAGTCACCGCTCAAGCCGAGCAAGGACGAAGTGCTCGCGACGTTGCGCAAGATCAAGGCGGACGGCTTCAGCTCGAAGGCCGATGAGCGGCTCGACCCCGAATTCGTGAAGGCGATCCGCGATGGCGGATTCGAGTATCACTGCTGGACCGTGGATGATGCTGCCACCGCTCGCCGCTTCCTTGATTTCGGCGCGCTCTCCATCACGACGAACCGTCCTGAATTCCTGCGCAAGGCGCTCGGTGAGGCTCACTGA
- a CDS encoding M20/M25/M40 family metallo-hydrolase, with protein sequence MTKDDREFLFTLLNTPSPTGFEMPGQRVWADHLRPFATEVACDAYGSTWARLEGKSQHTIMLAAHADEIGYMIKTIQGDGFIRLDRIGGSDAATARGRRIIFAGDKGPVLGIIGNTAIHLRRDNGGDEKAPQPHELWVDVGASSAKEVEALGLRVGHPGVYEDGPAELAHKRIISRALDNRIGGYIIAQVLKQIAKSKKKPAVTLLCLNAVQEEIGGHGAMMATYRHFPGACVCLDVTHATDTPGIDTNKFGAVKLGGGPTVSHGTANHPLVVKRLMEVAAAGKIPVQHESSSRFTGTDTDKIFHMREGVPSALVSLPLRCMHSVVETAHLDDIQRTIDLLAGFVLSLGPKDTFHQSL encoded by the coding sequence ATGACGAAAGACGACCGGGAGTTCCTTTTCACCCTCCTCAATACCCCCAGCCCCACCGGTTTCGAAATGCCCGGCCAACGGGTATGGGCGGACCACCTCCGGCCTTTCGCGACGGAAGTCGCCTGCGACGCCTACGGCTCCACCTGGGCCCGCCTCGAGGGAAAATCGCAGCACACCATCATGCTGGCCGCCCACGCCGACGAAATCGGCTACATGATCAAGACCATCCAGGGCGATGGCTTCATCCGTCTCGACCGCATCGGCGGCAGCGATGCGGCCACCGCCCGCGGACGCCGCATCATCTTCGCCGGCGACAAGGGCCCGGTCCTCGGCATCATCGGCAATACCGCCATCCACCTGCGCCGCGACAATGGCGGCGACGAAAAGGCCCCGCAGCCCCACGAACTCTGGGTGGACGTCGGAGCTTCCAGCGCCAAGGAAGTCGAAGCCCTCGGCCTCCGCGTCGGTCACCCGGGCGTCTACGAAGACGGCCCCGCCGAGCTCGCCCACAAGCGCATCATCAGCCGCGCGCTCGATAACCGCATCGGCGGCTACATCATCGCCCAAGTCCTCAAGCAGATCGCCAAGTCGAAGAAAAAGCCCGCCGTTACCCTGCTCTGCCTGAATGCCGTGCAGGAGGAAATCGGCGGCCACGGCGCGATGATGGCCACCTACCGCCACTTCCCCGGCGCCTGCGTTTGCCTCGATGTCACCCACGCCACCGACACCCCGGGCATCGACACCAACAAGTTCGGCGCCGTGAAACTGGGCGGCGGCCCCACCGTCTCCCACGGCACCGCGAATCACCCGCTGGTCGTGAAGCGCCTCATGGAAGTCGCCGCCGCCGGCAAGATCCCGGTCCAACACGAGTCGAGCAGCCGCTTCACCGGCACTGACACCGACAAGATTTTCCACATGCGCGAAGGCGTTCCGAGTGCGTTGGTATCCTTGCCGCTGCGCTGCATGCACTCGGTGGTCGAGACCGCCCACTTGGATGATATCCAGCGGACCATCGACCTCCTCGCCGGCTTCGTGCTGTCGCTGGGGCCGAAGGACACGTTCCATCAGTCTCTATGA
- a CDS encoding alkaline phosphatase D family protein: protein MSPFRPVFPLASPRLSRRSFLGASSSMLVALSAGRAWSNEPMVREKPSFQAYPFQLGVASGDPSADGFVLWTRLAPEPLAGGGMPREAVYVSWQVAEDEAMTKVVASGKEIASPDWAHSVHVEVTGLKPDRWYWYQFKAGAEISPPGRARTLAGPGASLSETSPLKMTFASCQHFESGFYTAYQHMLAESPDLVFHLGDYIYEGSGRDGQVRKHNSAEIMTLEDYRNRHAQYRSDPSLQAMHAAAPWVVTWDDHEVDNNYANDIPEEKGPMEHEAFLRRRAAAYQAYYEHMPLRAACVPKGPGMKLYRSVRHGSLVDFHVLDTRQYRTDQPNHDKNGPASMDPNGTLMGGVQREWLFGELKNSRAAWNVLAQQVMMARVSLSNGPGEMCSMDQWPGYEVEREALLRAFVDLKVSNPVVLTGDIHTHWANELPVAPTQADAPIAATEFVCSSITSKGDGTDHPAGLERILSEHPFVKYHSDQRGYVSCVIDAKSWRSDFRTVEYVSRPGAPLKTEASFVVESGRVALNKA, encoded by the coding sequence ATGAGTCCGTTCCGTCCTGTTTTCCCGCTCGCCTCGCCGCGCCTTAGCCGCCGCTCCTTTCTCGGGGCTTCCAGTTCGATGCTCGTCGCCTTGAGCGCGGGCCGGGCTTGGAGCAATGAACCGATGGTGAGGGAGAAGCCGTCTTTCCAAGCCTATCCCTTCCAGCTCGGAGTGGCGTCGGGCGATCCATCCGCGGATGGCTTCGTGCTGTGGACGCGGCTGGCGCCGGAGCCGCTTGCCGGTGGCGGCATGCCGCGGGAGGCCGTCTATGTTTCGTGGCAGGTGGCGGAAGATGAAGCGATGACGAAGGTGGTCGCCAGCGGCAAGGAGATCGCGAGTCCGGATTGGGCGCACTCGGTGCATGTCGAGGTCACCGGTCTGAAGCCGGATCGCTGGTACTGGTATCAATTCAAGGCCGGTGCTGAAATCAGTCCGCCGGGACGCGCGCGCACACTCGCGGGTCCGGGGGCATCACTGAGCGAGACTTCGCCGTTGAAGATGACCTTCGCTTCCTGCCAGCACTTCGAGTCCGGCTTCTATACGGCCTACCAGCACATGCTTGCGGAGAGCCCGGATCTGGTATTCCACCTTGGCGACTATATCTACGAGGGATCGGGCCGGGATGGACAGGTGCGCAAGCACAACAGCGCGGAGATCATGACGCTGGAGGACTACCGCAATCGTCATGCCCAATATCGCTCGGATCCATCGCTCCAGGCGATGCACGCCGCCGCACCGTGGGTGGTCACGTGGGATGACCACGAGGTGGACAACAACTACGCCAACGACATCCCCGAGGAGAAGGGGCCGATGGAGCACGAGGCCTTCCTGAGGCGCCGGGCGGCTGCCTACCAGGCCTACTACGAGCACATGCCGCTGCGCGCCGCCTGCGTGCCGAAGGGCCCGGGCATGAAACTCTATCGTAGCGTTCGCCACGGCAGCCTGGTGGATTTTCACGTGCTCGATACCCGCCAGTATCGCACCGATCAACCGAACCATGACAAGAATGGTCCGGCATCGATGGATCCCAATGGTACCCTGATGGGCGGCGTCCAGCGCGAGTGGTTGTTCGGTGAATTGAAGAACTCCCGTGCTGCGTGGAACGTGCTCGCCCAGCAGGTGATGATGGCGCGCGTGAGCCTGAGCAATGGCCCGGGGGAAATGTGCAGCATGGACCAGTGGCCGGGCTACGAGGTCGAACGGGAAGCGCTGCTGCGTGCCTTCGTGGACCTGAAGGTTTCCAATCCGGTGGTGCTCACCGGTGACATCCACACGCATTGGGCGAACGAACTGCCCGTGGCACCGACCCAGGCGGATGCGCCGATCGCGGCGACCGAGTTCGTTTGCTCGTCCATCACCTCGAAGGGCGATGGTACCGATCATCCGGCTGGCTTGGAGCGGATCCTTTCAGAGCACCCCTTTGTGAAATACCATAGTGATCAGCGCGGCTATGTGAGCTGCGTGATCGACGCCAAGTCGTGGCGCAGTGATTTCCGGACGGTGGAATACGTGAGCCGGCCGGGTGCTCCGCTCAAGACGGAGGCATCGTTTGTGGTCGAGAGCGGCCGCGTTGCCTTGAACAAGGCTTGA